The Nocardioides salarius genome includes a region encoding these proteins:
- a CDS encoding PIG-L deacetylase family protein, with protein MPQSWQQHPEWGRVPTLDPRSIPDRWHRLVVVSAHPDDESLGVGGLIATAHRAGLEVYVVLLTAGEASHPPGREVSRHALATERLAEMDRAVGLLAPGTPVVFLGAPDGGAADVEDQMVVALGDIVGDGAGTLLVAPWRHDGHPDHEAAGRAAAQVARSSGAWLAEYPLVMWRLGEPDAAPWEQMVRLELAPQLRETKLDAIRAHASQLRALSPDDPPALSGPMLAHFTGHAEHLVLTPAEADALDPDDDGLRQRA; from the coding sequence TTGCCGCAGTCCTGGCAGCAGCACCCGGAGTGGGGCCGGGTCCCGACCCTGGATCCGCGCTCGATCCCCGACCGGTGGCACCGCCTCGTGGTCGTCTCGGCCCACCCCGACGACGAGAGCCTGGGGGTGGGCGGCCTGATCGCCACGGCGCACCGGGCCGGGCTCGAGGTGTACGTCGTGCTGCTCACCGCGGGTGAGGCCTCCCACCCGCCGGGCCGCGAGGTGTCGCGGCACGCCCTGGCCACCGAGCGGCTGGCCGAGATGGACCGTGCCGTCGGGCTGCTGGCGCCCGGCACACCGGTCGTGTTCCTGGGGGCACCCGACGGCGGGGCCGCCGACGTCGAGGACCAGATGGTGGTCGCGCTCGGTGACATCGTCGGCGACGGCGCGGGCACCCTGCTGGTCGCCCCCTGGCGCCACGACGGCCACCCCGACCACGAGGCGGCCGGGCGCGCGGCCGCGCAGGTCGCGCGCAGCAGCGGCGCCTGGTTGGCCGAGTACCCGTTGGTGATGTGGCGGCTGGGCGAGCCCGACGCGGCCCCGTGGGAGCAGATGGTGCGTCTCGAGCTCGCGCCGCAGCTGCGCGAGACCAAGCTCGACGCGATCAGGGCGCACGCCAGCCAGCTGCGCGCCCTCTCCCCCGACGACCCCCCGGCCCTGTCCGGGCCGATGCTGGCGCACTTCACGGGCCACGCCGAGCACCTGGTGCTCACCCCGGCCGAGGCGGACGCGCTCGACCCGGACGACGACGGGCTGCGCCAGCGGGCCTGA